The Terracoccus luteus genome includes a region encoding these proteins:
- the kdpB gene encoding potassium-transporting ATPase subunit KdpB — protein sequence MVATFPQAVRKLDPRHVWHSPVVFVVWVGSLLTTVVAVVSPSWFAWLITVWLWATVLFANMAEAVAEGRGRAQAATLRATRTDTLARRRLADGTTEQVSAADLTIDDLVVVSPGEVIPGDGDVVEGMATVDESAITGESAPVIRESGGDRCAVTGGTTVLSDGIVVRITTRPGETFIDRMIALVEGAARQKTPNEIALTILLTTLTIIFLLAVMAIQPLSIYSGAAQPTVVLVALLVCLIPTTIGALLSAIGIAGMDRLVQHNVLAMSGRAVEAAGDVSTLLLDKTGTITFGNRRATELVPAPGVDEGDLVRHAYLASLADETPEGRSIVELAGQSLDEETRSGLDRSTETGCTAVEFTAQTRMSGLDLADGTVVRKGAADAVVAWVRAQGGQVPREVLADVDRIATGGGTPLVVASQTAGAGARALGVVHLKDVVKPGMKERFDQLRAMGIRTVMITGDNPLTARSIAAEAGVDDFLAEATPEDKMALIKREQEGGRLVAMTGDGTNDAPALAQSDVGVAMNTGTSAAKEAANMVDLDSDPTKLIDIVAIGKQLLITRGALTTFSIANDIAKYFAIIPAMFVTLFPGLDTLNVMQLATPQSAMLSAVIFNALVIIALIPLSLRGVRYRPSSSTALLRRNILLYGVGGVIAPFIGIKLIDLLVSHLPL from the coding sequence ATGGTCGCCACGTTCCCCCAGGCCGTGCGCAAGCTCGACCCGCGCCACGTGTGGCACTCCCCCGTCGTCTTCGTCGTGTGGGTCGGCTCACTGCTGACGACCGTCGTGGCGGTCGTGTCACCGTCGTGGTTCGCCTGGCTCATCACCGTGTGGCTCTGGGCCACGGTGCTCTTCGCGAACATGGCCGAGGCCGTCGCCGAGGGCCGCGGTCGCGCCCAGGCGGCGACGCTGCGGGCGACCCGCACCGACACGCTGGCCCGGCGCCGGCTCGCCGACGGCACGACCGAGCAGGTGTCGGCCGCCGACCTCACCATCGACGACCTCGTCGTCGTCTCGCCCGGCGAGGTGATCCCCGGCGACGGCGACGTCGTCGAGGGCATGGCCACCGTCGACGAGTCGGCCATCACCGGCGAGTCCGCCCCCGTCATCCGCGAGTCGGGTGGCGACCGCTGTGCCGTCACCGGCGGCACCACGGTGCTGTCCGACGGCATCGTCGTGCGCATCACCACCCGGCCCGGCGAGACCTTCATCGACCGCATGATCGCCCTCGTCGAGGGCGCCGCCCGGCAGAAGACGCCGAACGAGATCGCGCTGACGATCCTGCTCACGACCCTGACGATCATCTTCCTGCTGGCGGTCATGGCCATCCAGCCGCTGTCGATCTACTCGGGCGCCGCCCAGCCGACCGTCGTGCTCGTCGCCCTGCTCGTCTGCCTCATCCCGACGACGATCGGCGCCCTGCTGTCCGCCATCGGCATCGCCGGCATGGACCGCCTCGTGCAGCACAACGTCCTCGCCATGTCGGGCCGCGCCGTGGAGGCCGCGGGCGACGTGTCGACCCTGCTGCTCGACAAGACGGGCACCATCACCTTCGGCAACCGTCGGGCGACCGAGCTCGTCCCCGCCCCCGGCGTCGACGAGGGCGACCTCGTGCGGCACGCCTACCTCGCGAGCCTTGCCGACGAGACCCCCGAGGGTCGATCGATCGTCGAGCTGGCCGGCCAGTCGCTCGACGAGGAGACGCGGTCGGGCCTCGACCGGTCGACCGAGACCGGCTGCACCGCAGTGGAGTTCACCGCGCAGACGCGCATGTCGGGCCTCGACCTCGCCGACGGCACGGTCGTGCGCAAGGGCGCGGCGGATGCCGTCGTGGCCTGGGTGCGCGCCCAGGGGGGGCAGGTGCCCCGCGAGGTGCTCGCCGACGTCGACCGCATCGCCACCGGTGGCGGCACGCCGCTCGTCGTCGCGTCGCAGACGGCCGGCGCCGGCGCCCGGGCGCTCGGTGTCGTGCACCTCAAGGACGTCGTCAAGCCCGGCATGAAGGAGCGCTTCGACCAGCTGCGCGCCATGGGCATCCGCACCGTCATGATCACCGGCGACAACCCGCTCACGGCCAGGTCCATCGCCGCCGAGGCCGGTGTCGACGACTTCCTCGCCGAGGCCACTCCCGAGGACAAGATGGCCCTCATCAAGCGCGAGCAGGAGGGCGGCCGGCTCGTCGCCATGACCGGCGACGGCACCAACGACGCGCCGGCTCTGGCCCAGTCGGACGTCGGCGTCGCGATGAACACGGGCACGTCGGCCGCGAAGGAGGCGGCCAACATGGTCGACCTCGACTCCGACCCGACCAAGCTCATCGACATCGTCGCCATCGGCAAGCAGCTGCTCATCACCCGCGGCGCGCTGACGACCTTCTCCATCGCCAACGACATCGCCAAGTACTTCGCCATCATCCCGGCGATGTTCGTGACGCTGTTCCCCGGCCTCGACACCCTCAACGTCATGCAGCTGGCCACGCCGCAGTCGGCGATGCTCTCGGCCGTCATCTTCAACGCGCTCGTCATCATCGCGCTGATCCCGTTGTCGCTGAGGGGCGTCCGCTACCGGCCCAGCAGCAGCACGGCCCTGCTGCGCCGCAACATCCTCCTCTACGGCGTCGGCGGCGTCATCGCCCCTTTCATCGGCATCAAGCTCATCGACCTGCTCGTGAG
- the kdpA gene encoding potassium-transporting ATPase subunit KdpA, which translates to MSDTVFGLLTIGVLVAALAAAHVPLGGWMAKVFTDERDWRVESLVYRLCRVDPRSEQRWGSYAVAVLGFSVVGIVLLFLLIALQGVLPLARGASMHLDTALNTAVSFVTNTNWQSYAGEAGASPVVQALGLTVQNFVSPAVGLAVAIALVRGLVRSNGTGIGNFWVDLVRGTVRVLLPVALVGAVVLLLGGVVQNLAAPTSVTTLDGGQQVVQGGLVASQEAIKMLGTNGGGYFNANSAHPFENPTPLTNLVEIFLMLVVPFSLPRTYGILVGDRRQGVAVLGFMATLWGLLVAVVTWAEVSAASGPLGGMEGKEVRFGSWASALFGASTTGTSTGAVNSMHESYSALGGGGALFGMLLGEVAPGGVGTGLYGALLLAVLTVFLSGLMVGRTPELLGKQIGRREITLTALALLVMPALVLSLTGIAMVAPVVSSQMLASGPHGLTEVMYAYTSASNNNGSAFAGLSADTPYLNLTLALAMLLGRFVPIVLTLALAGSLVAQRRRPTIAGTLPTHTPTFAGLFVAVAVVVTGLTFFPALALGPLAEALA; encoded by the coding sequence ATGAGCGACACCGTCTTCGGCCTGCTCACCATCGGCGTGCTCGTCGCCGCGCTCGCCGCCGCCCACGTGCCGCTCGGGGGGTGGATGGCGAAGGTCTTCACCGACGAGCGCGACTGGAGGGTCGAGTCGCTCGTCTACCGCCTCTGCCGTGTCGACCCGCGCTCGGAGCAGCGGTGGGGCTCGTACGCCGTGGCGGTGCTCGGCTTCTCCGTCGTCGGCATCGTCCTGCTCTTCCTGCTCATCGCGCTGCAGGGCGTGTTGCCCCTGGCCCGCGGGGCCTCGATGCACCTCGACACCGCGCTCAACACCGCCGTGTCGTTCGTGACGAACACGAACTGGCAGTCGTACGCCGGTGAGGCCGGCGCGTCGCCGGTCGTGCAGGCGCTCGGCCTCACGGTGCAGAACTTCGTCTCGCCCGCCGTCGGGCTCGCCGTCGCGATCGCGCTCGTGCGCGGTCTGGTCCGCTCGAACGGCACCGGCATCGGCAACTTCTGGGTCGACCTCGTGCGCGGCACCGTCCGGGTGCTGCTGCCCGTCGCGCTCGTCGGCGCCGTCGTCCTGCTGCTCGGCGGGGTCGTGCAGAACCTCGCGGCCCCCACGTCCGTGACGACGCTCGACGGCGGCCAGCAGGTCGTCCAGGGCGGGCTCGTCGCCTCGCAGGAGGCGATCAAGATGCTCGGCACCAACGGCGGCGGCTACTTCAACGCCAACTCCGCCCACCCCTTCGAGAACCCGACGCCGCTGACGAACCTCGTCGAGATCTTCCTCATGCTCGTCGTGCCGTTCTCGCTCCCCCGCACGTACGGCATCCTCGTCGGCGACCGCCGCCAGGGCGTCGCGGTGCTCGGCTTCATGGCCACCCTGTGGGGGCTGCTGGTCGCGGTCGTCACGTGGGCCGAGGTCTCCGCCGCGAGCGGGCCCCTCGGTGGCATGGAGGGCAAGGAGGTGCGCTTCGGCTCCTGGGCCTCCGCGCTCTTCGGCGCCAGCACCACCGGCACCTCGACCGGCGCCGTGAACTCGATGCACGAGAGCTACAGCGCCCTCGGCGGCGGCGGGGCCCTCTTCGGGATGCTGCTCGGCGAGGTCGCGCCCGGAGGCGTCGGCACGGGCCTCTACGGCGCCCTGCTGCTGGCCGTGCTCACCGTGTTCCTGTCCGGGCTCATGGTCGGACGCACCCCCGAGCTGCTCGGCAAGCAGATCGGCCGGCGCGAGATCACCCTCACCGCCCTCGCCCTGCTCGTCATGCCGGCGCTCGTGCTGTCGCTCACCGGCATCGCCATGGTGGCGCCCGTCGTGTCGTCGCAGATGCTCGCGTCGGGGCCGCACGGCCTCACCGAGGTCATGTACGCCTACACGTCGGCCTCGAACAACAACGGCAGCGCGTTCGCCGGCCTCAGCGCCGACACGCCCTACCTCAACCTCACGCTGGCCCTCGCCATGCTGCTCGGCCGCTTCGTGCCGATCGTGCTGACCCTGGCGCTCGCCGGGTCACTCGTGGCCCAGCGCCGGCGCCCCACCATCGCGGGCACCCTGCCCACCCACACCCCCACGTTCGCCGGGCTCTTCGTCGCGGTGGCGGTCGTCGTCACCGGCCTCACCTTCTTCCCGGCCCTCGCTCTCGGACCCCTCGCGGAGGCACTCGCATGA
- the kdpF gene encoding K(+)-transporting ATPase subunit F produces the protein MIENIALGVIGLALIGYLVHVLLHADRF, from the coding sequence ATGATCGAAAACATCGCCCTGGGCGTCATCGGGCTCGCCCTCATCGGGTACCTCGTGCACGTCCTGCTCCACGCGGACCGCTTCTGA
- a CDS encoding ion channel, with translation MSASLELWPSSPRRTGPPSRLDRIRRKVVELPSAVLLVVQLLALLAYPFMETASLGDFAGFGKALFGLVGLFVLFLAVRAVRATPALTWIASVLGVPVVVLTVAEAVWPDNNPVAFTSALLHALFYFYTGYALLRYMFADNWVTRDELYATGSTFTVVAWGFAYLYVAVQFIWPGSFTVYGETGVPGERSWYELLYLSITTMTSTGLSDIYAISPHARSFVLLQQIAGMLYVALVVSRLVGLTIARFRN, from the coding sequence GTGTCAGCATCGCTCGAGCTGTGGCCGTCGTCGCCCCGCCGCACCGGCCCGCCGTCGCGGCTGGACCGCATCCGCCGCAAGGTCGTCGAGCTGCCCTCGGCGGTGCTGCTCGTGGTGCAGCTGCTGGCCCTGCTGGCCTACCCCTTCATGGAGACCGCGTCGCTCGGCGACTTCGCCGGTTTCGGCAAGGCCCTCTTCGGCCTCGTCGGGCTCTTCGTCCTGTTCCTCGCCGTGCGGGCCGTGCGGGCCACCCCCGCCCTCACGTGGATCGCCTCGGTGCTCGGGGTCCCGGTCGTCGTGCTGACCGTCGCCGAGGCGGTGTGGCCCGACAACAACCCGGTCGCCTTCACCTCGGCGCTGCTGCACGCGCTGTTCTACTTCTACACGGGCTACGCGCTGCTGCGGTACATGTTCGCCGACAACTGGGTCACCCGTGACGAGCTGTACGCCACCGGGTCGACCTTCACCGTCGTGGCCTGGGGCTTCGCCTACCTCTACGTCGCCGTCCAGTTCATCTGGCCAGGGTCTTTCACCGTCTACGGCGAGACGGGCGTGCCCGGTGAGCGCTCGTGGTACGAGCTGCTGTACCTGTCGATCACGACGATGACGAGCACGGGCCTGTCGGACATCTACGCCATCTCGCCCCACGCCCGCTCGTTCGTGCTGCTGCAGCAGATCGCCGGCATGCTCTACGTCGCGCTCGTCGTCTCGCGGCTCGTCGGGCTGACCATCGCCCGCTTCCGCAACTAG
- a CDS encoding dipeptidase: protein MPETSAEHAGTSDPAHVADPADPAVTLDRARRLLARHPLVDGHNDLPWEAREQVGYDFDRLDLATRLTTTCTDLPRLREGGVGAQFWSVFVPSTLPGPEAVVATLQQVDAVHAMVARYRGDLALARTADEVEAATASGRVASLLGAEGGHSIDGSLAVLRMLHALGVRYLTLTHNDNTPWADSATDVPVAGGLTAFGHEVVRELNRLGVMVDLSHVAATTMRAALATTEAPVVFSHSSALAQCDTPRNVPDDVLEALPANGGVCMVTFVPEFVSRATAAWHREAMAAASDAGVDPRDWVAFGAFSATWQRRHPKPDATVDDVVRHLEHVREVAGVEHVGLGGDYDGTDTFPLGLEDVSGYPRLVAALLDRSWSEGDVAALVRGNALRLLRDVEAVARDVRGRRGPSLATLGQLDG, encoded by the coding sequence ATGCCCGAGACGTCCGCCGAGCACGCCGGCACCTCCGACCCTGCGCACGTCGCCGACCCGGCCGACCCCGCCGTGACCCTCGACCGGGCCCGCCGGCTGCTCGCCCGCCACCCCCTCGTCGACGGGCACAACGACCTGCCGTGGGAGGCCCGCGAGCAGGTCGGCTACGACTTCGACCGCCTCGACCTCGCCACCCGCCTGACGACGACGTGCACCGACCTCCCCCGCCTGCGCGAGGGTGGCGTCGGCGCCCAGTTCTGGTCGGTCTTCGTACCGAGCACCCTGCCGGGCCCCGAGGCCGTCGTCGCCACCCTCCAGCAGGTGGATGCCGTGCACGCGATGGTCGCGCGGTACCGGGGTGACCTCGCGCTGGCCCGCACGGCCGACGAGGTCGAGGCCGCGACGGCATCCGGGCGGGTCGCGTCGCTGCTCGGCGCCGAGGGCGGCCACTCGATCGACGGGAGCCTCGCCGTGCTGCGGATGCTGCACGCGCTCGGGGTGCGCTACCTGACCCTCACCCACAACGACAACACGCCCTGGGCCGACTCGGCGACCGACGTGCCCGTGGCGGGCGGGCTGACCGCCTTCGGCCACGAGGTCGTGCGCGAGCTGAACCGTCTCGGCGTCATGGTCGACCTCAGCCACGTCGCCGCGACGACCATGCGGGCGGCGCTCGCGACGACCGAGGCGCCGGTGGTCTTCAGCCACTCGTCGGCCCTCGCGCAGTGCGACACCCCGCGCAACGTCCCCGACGACGTCCTCGAGGCGCTGCCCGCCAACGGCGGCGTGTGCATGGTGACCTTCGTGCCCGAGTTCGTCTCGCGGGCGACGGCGGCCTGGCACCGCGAGGCGATGGCGGCGGCCTCGGATGCCGGGGTCGACCCCCGCGACTGGGTGGCCTTCGGCGCGTTCAGCGCCACGTGGCAGCGCCGGCACCCCAAGCCCGACGCGACCGTCGACGACGTCGTGCGCCACCTCGAGCACGTGCGCGAGGTGGCCGGCGTCGAGCACGTCGGGCTCGGCGGCGACTACGACGGCACCGACACGTTCCCCCTCGGGCTCGAGGACGTCAGCGGATACCCGCGGCTCGTGGCCGCGCTGCTCGACCGGTCGTGGTCGGAGGGCGACGTCGCCGCCCTCGTGCGCGGCAACGCCCTGCGGTTGCTGCGCGACGTCGAGGCGGTCGCCCGCGACGTCCGGGGTCGGCGCGGTCCGAGCCTGGCCACCCTCGGGCAGCTCGACGGCTGA
- the rimO gene encoding 30S ribosomal protein S12 methylthiotransferase RimO, whose product MTPPERSVALVTLGCTRNEVDSEELAGRLLAEGWRLVDDAAEADVAVVNTCGFVEQAKKDSIDALLEASDLKGEGARTQKVVAVGCLAERYGTELADQLPEADAVLGFDSYRDMSTHLQTILAGGHVASHTPGDRRRLLPLSPASRQASAASVATPGHGDVAPTGGTVPTTAPVTDATDLPDAVDRGLAVPASGPPVVRARLDGRPWAPLKIASGCDRRCSFCAIPMFRGAFVSRRPAEIVTEARWLAAQGVRELFLVSENSTSYGKDLGDLDLLEALLPDLTAIDGVERVRVSYLQPAEIRPGLLRAMAQTPGVVPYYDISFQHASEPLLRRMRRFGSREAFLDLLARVRADSPEAGIRCNVIVGFPGETEDDLAELEAFLVEARLDVVGVFGYSDEDGTEAENLDGKLPPHVVAERLDRFSRLVEQLNADRAEERVGEHVVVLVEEVDADEHTVTGRAAFQGPDVDGETTVVLAPGAPLPAVGELVAAVVTAAEGIDLVAEVP is encoded by the coding sequence ATGACCCCGCCCGAGAGGAGCGTCGCCCTGGTGACGCTCGGATGCACCCGGAACGAGGTCGACTCCGAGGAGCTGGCTGGACGACTGCTCGCCGAGGGGTGGCGGCTCGTCGACGACGCCGCCGAGGCCGACGTCGCCGTCGTCAACACGTGCGGCTTCGTCGAGCAGGCCAAGAAGGACTCCATCGACGCCCTCCTCGAGGCCTCCGACCTCAAGGGGGAGGGGGCGCGCACCCAGAAGGTCGTCGCCGTCGGCTGCCTCGCCGAGCGGTACGGCACCGAGCTCGCCGACCAGCTGCCCGAGGCCGACGCGGTGCTCGGCTTCGACTCCTACCGCGACATGAGCACGCACCTGCAGACGATCCTCGCCGGCGGGCACGTCGCGAGCCACACGCCCGGCGACCGTCGGCGCCTGCTGCCCCTCAGCCCCGCCTCGCGGCAGGCGAGCGCCGCGTCCGTCGCCACCCCGGGCCACGGTGACGTGGCCCCGACGGGTGGGACCGTGCCCACGACCGCCCCCGTGACCGACGCCACCGACCTGCCGGATGCCGTCGACCGCGGGCTGGCCGTGCCGGCATCCGGGCCCCCGGTCGTGCGCGCCCGGCTCGACGGGCGCCCCTGGGCCCCGCTCAAGATCGCGTCCGGCTGCGACCGGCGGTGCTCGTTCTGCGCGATCCCGATGTTCCGCGGTGCCTTCGTCTCGCGGCGGCCCGCCGAGATCGTCACCGAGGCGCGGTGGCTGGCGGCGCAGGGCGTGCGCGAGCTGTTCCTCGTGTCCGAGAACTCGACGTCGTACGGCAAGGACCTCGGCGACCTCGACCTGCTCGAGGCGCTGCTGCCCGACCTCACGGCCATCGACGGGGTCGAGCGCGTCCGGGTCAGCTACCTGCAGCCCGCCGAGATCCGACCGGGCCTGCTGCGGGCGATGGCGCAGACGCCGGGCGTCGTGCCCTACTACGACATCTCCTTCCAGCACGCGTCGGAGCCGCTGCTGCGCCGCATGCGCCGCTTCGGCTCGCGCGAGGCCTTCCTCGACCTGCTCGCCCGCGTCCGGGCCGACTCGCCGGAGGCCGGCATCCGCTGCAACGTCATCGTCGGCTTCCCCGGCGAGACCGAGGACGACCTCGCCGAGCTCGAGGCCTTCCTCGTCGAGGCGCGTCTCGACGTCGTCGGCGTGTTCGGCTACTCCGACGAGGACGGCACGGAGGCCGAGAACCTCGACGGCAAGCTGCCCCCGCACGTCGTGGCCGAGCGGCTCGACCGCTTCAGCCGGCTCGTCGAGCAGCTGAACGCCGACCGCGCCGAGGAGCGCGTCGGCGAGCACGTCGTCGTGCTCGTCGAGGAGGTCGACGCCGACGAGCACACCGTCACCGGCCGCGCGGCCTTCCAGGGGCCCGACGTCGACGGCGAGACGACGGTGGTGCTGGCGCCCGGGGCGCCGCTGCCCGCCGTCGGTGAGCTCGTCGCCGCCGTGGTCACCGCCGCCGAGGGCATCGACCTGGTGGCGGAGGTGCCTTGA
- the pgsA gene encoding CDP-diacylglycerol--glycerol-3-phosphate 3-phosphatidyltransferase translates to MSPHAGEGPAPQPTDWNLPNALTVLRILLVPVYGALLLHDDGSRPWWRFAAWVVFAVAALTDGLDGKLARSRGQITNFGKIADPIADKALTGMAFIGLSLLGSVWWWVTVVILVREFGITLLRFVVIRHGVMPAGRGGKLKTMLQTFSLGLLTLPLWVAPLGDLWEWGAYALLAAAVVVTVASGVDYVFKAVRLRETSERTRLRRARREGARRE, encoded by the coding sequence TTGAGCCCGCACGCGGGGGAGGGGCCGGCACCGCAGCCGACCGACTGGAACCTGCCCAACGCGCTGACGGTGCTGCGCATCCTGCTCGTGCCCGTCTACGGCGCGCTGCTGCTGCACGACGACGGCAGCCGGCCGTGGTGGCGGTTCGCCGCCTGGGTCGTCTTCGCCGTGGCCGCCCTCACCGACGGCCTCGACGGCAAGCTGGCCCGCAGCCGCGGCCAGATCACGAACTTCGGCAAGATCGCCGACCCCATCGCCGACAAGGCCCTCACCGGCATGGCCTTCATCGGGCTGTCGCTGCTCGGGTCGGTGTGGTGGTGGGTCACCGTCGTCATCCTCGTCCGTGAGTTCGGCATCACGCTCCTGCGCTTCGTCGTCATCCGCCACGGGGTCATGCCGGCGGGGCGCGGCGGCAAGCTCAAGACGATGCTGCAGACGTTCTCTCTCGGCCTGCTCACGCTGCCGCTCTGGGTGGCACCCCTCGGTGACCTGTGGGAGTGGGGCGCCTACGCCCTGCTCGCCGCGGCCGTCGTCGTGACGGTGGCCAGCGGGGTCGACTACGTCTTCAAGGCGGTCAGGCTGCGCGAGACAAGCGAGCGCACCCGCCTGCGTCGGGCCCGCCGCGAGGGGGCCCGACGCGAGTGA
- a CDS encoding CinA family protein, whose translation MRLLTERGETLSCAESLTAGLVAATVADTPGASAVLLGGVVAYAPRLKVELLGVPAELIDRVGTVDPAVAVALAEGVRARTGSTWALSTTGVAGPGPSEGKPAGTVHVAVAGPTGTVTRALRLTGTREEVRRRTVDELLGWACSVVSDCG comes from the coding sequence GTGCGCCTGCTCACCGAGCGGGGTGAGACGCTCTCCTGCGCCGAGTCGCTGACGGCCGGCCTCGTCGCGGCGACGGTCGCCGACACACCCGGGGCGTCGGCGGTGCTGCTCGGCGGCGTCGTCGCCTACGCGCCGCGGCTCAAGGTCGAGCTGCTCGGCGTGCCGGCCGAGCTCATCGACCGGGTCGGCACGGTCGACCCGGCCGTGGCGGTCGCCCTCGCCGAGGGGGTGCGCGCCCGCACGGGTTCGACCTGGGCCCTGTCGACGACCGGGGTCGCCGGTCCCGGCCCGTCCGAGGGCAAGCCCGCGGGCACCGTCCACGTCGCGGTCGCCGGCCCGACGGGAACAGTGACGCGAGCCCTGCGGTTGACCGGTACACGCGAAGAGGTGCGACGCCGCACGGTCGACGAGCTGCTCGGGTGGGCCTGCTCCGTCGTCTCCGACTGTGGATGA
- a CDS encoding helix-turn-helix domain-containing protein, translated as MTTLLRRELGDVLRERRRAQGRTLREVSATASVSLGYLSEVERGEKEASSELLASICGALELPLSRVLIDVSTRMAESEGLAPTVTLPLAQADVVSASAA; from the coding sequence ATGACGACGCTGCTTCGACGCGAGCTCGGCGACGTCCTGCGGGAGCGTCGTCGGGCGCAGGGCCGGACGCTGCGCGAGGTGTCGGCCACGGCGTCCGTCTCGCTCGGGTACCTCAGCGAGGTCGAGCGCGGCGAGAAGGAGGCCTCCTCCGAGCTGCTCGCGTCCATCTGCGGGGCCCTCGAGCTGCCCCTCTCGCGGGTGCTCATCGACGTCTCCACGCGCATGGCCGAGTCGGAGGGTCTCGCGCCCACCGTCACCCTGCCCCTCGCGCAGGCCGACGTCGTCTCGGCCTCCGCCGCCTGA
- a CDS encoding serine hydrolase, whose amino-acid sequence MPPSSRAPLAALDARLDAVVGQDGSPASISAWWGGLDGEQWWSRRDDVPHYAASTMKLPLVIAAQRLVVAGRLRPDEAVAVDDRFASVADGSVFAMDEDDDQDPDTWAALGGTRTLAQLMEHAVIHSGNLATNLLLGRVGLPAVAYVLADAGCSSGTVVGRGIEDAVARRAGITNTVTAADLARLLTLVARRDPALGGPEVCEPIEAVLARQTHVDQIPAGLPAGTPTASKSGWIPGVSHDACTIRPDAASGREPFVLVVCTTVDLPMDQAARLVASVAADVWAAG is encoded by the coding sequence ATGCCCCCGTCCTCACGCGCGCCGTTGGCGGCGCTCGACGCCCGACTGGATGCCGTCGTGGGGCAGGACGGTTCGCCCGCGAGCATCTCGGCGTGGTGGGGCGGCCTCGACGGTGAGCAGTGGTGGTCACGACGCGACGACGTGCCGCACTACGCGGCCTCGACGATGAAGCTGCCGCTCGTGATCGCGGCGCAGCGGCTCGTCGTGGCCGGGCGGCTGCGACCCGATGAGGCGGTCGCGGTCGACGACCGGTTCGCGTCCGTGGCGGACGGGTCCGTCTTCGCGATGGACGAGGACGACGACCAGGACCCTGACACGTGGGCGGCGCTCGGCGGTACGCGGACGCTCGCCCAGCTCATGGAGCACGCGGTCATCCACTCCGGCAACCTCGCCACCAACCTGCTCCTCGGCCGGGTCGGTCTGCCCGCCGTCGCCTACGTGCTCGCCGACGCCGGCTGCTCCTCGGGCACCGTCGTGGGCCGTGGGATCGAGGATGCCGTCGCCCGCCGGGCCGGCATCACGAACACCGTCACCGCCGCCGACCTCGCCCGGCTGCTCACGCTCGTCGCGCGCCGCGACCCGGCGCTCGGCGGACCGGAGGTCTGCGAGCCGATCGAGGCGGTGCTGGCCCGTCAGACCCACGTCGACCAGATCCCGGCCGGACTGCCGGCCGGGACGCCCACGGCGAGCAAGTCGGGGTGGATCCCGGGGGTCTCGCACGACGCCTGCACCATCCGCCCCGACGCCGCTTCGGGGCGGGAGCCCTTCGTGCTCGTCGTGTGCACCACCGTCGACCTGCCGATGGACCAGGCCGCTCGGCTCGTGGCGTCGGTCGCGGCCGACGTCTGGGCCGCCGGCTGA